A window of Streptomyces sp. DG1A-41 contains these coding sequences:
- a CDS encoding DUF190 domain-containing protein, whose translation MTRLTGRALRLTVFVGENDTWHHKPLSSEIVHRAHAAGLAGASVFRGVEGFGASSLIHTSRLLSLSEDLPVAVVIVDTEPRVRAFLPQLDELVTEGLVTLDDCEVIRPQSGLRPTGGTPTTGREDTPGETDAKGKRSL comes from the coding sequence ATGACACGGCTGACCGGCAGGGCCCTGCGCCTGACCGTCTTCGTCGGCGAGAACGACACCTGGCACCACAAGCCCCTCTCCTCGGAGATCGTCCACCGGGCCCACGCGGCGGGGCTCGCGGGCGCCAGCGTCTTCCGGGGCGTCGAGGGTTTCGGCGCCTCCTCGCTGATCCACACCTCGCGGCTGCTGTCCCTGAGCGAGGACCTGCCGGTCGCCGTCGTGATCGTCGATACCGAGCCACGGGTCCGGGCCTTCCTGCCCCAGCTCGACGAACTCGTCACCGAGGGCCTGGTGACCCTCGACGACTGCGAGGTCATCCGCCCCCAGTCTGGGCTTCGCCCGACCGGGGGCACCCCCACCACCGGCCGGGAGGACACCCCGGGCGAAACGGACGCGAAGGGTAAGAGGTCGTTGTGA
- the crcB gene encoding fluoride efflux transporter CrcB: MNWLLVVGGAMVGAPLRYLTDRAVQSRHDSVFPWGTFAVNLAGCLILGLLTGVAGHVQLLLGTGLCGALTTYSTFSYETLRLVETGARGYAVLNVTASLAAGLAAAFAGVALARG; this comes from the coding sequence GTGAACTGGCTGCTGGTCGTCGGGGGCGCGATGGTCGGCGCGCCGCTGCGCTACCTCACCGACCGCGCGGTGCAGTCGCGGCACGACTCCGTCTTCCCCTGGGGCACCTTCGCGGTGAACCTCGCCGGCTGTCTGATCCTCGGCCTGCTCACCGGCGTCGCCGGACACGTCCAACTGCTGCTCGGCACGGGTTTGTGCGGGGCCCTGACGACGTACTCGACGTTCTCCTACGAGACGTTGCGGCTGGTGGAGACGGGCGCCCGCGGCTACGCCGTCCTCAATGTGACGGCGAGCCTGGCGGCCGGACTGGCGGCGGCGTTCGCGGGGGTCGCGCTCGCCCGAGGGTGA
- a CDS encoding undecaprenyl-diphosphate phosphatase gives MSVINVGQAVVLGAVEGVTEFLPVSSTGHLKIVEGLMGIPVDDSAVIGFSAVIQVGAIAAVLVYFFKDIVRIVSAWGRGLFDREERYHHDYKFAWWVICATVPIVAVGLAAKPLIEGPLASLWVVAGSLIVGSGVMWAADQMGRHKRGEDDTSFKDAMLVGSSQILALLFPGFSRSGATMSTALILDLNRVAATRLSFFLGIPALTGAGLYELKDALGTGVGAAPLAVGTIVSFVVAYGSIAWLLKFVAKHSFNAFVIYRIIVGVLLFGLLGAGVLHS, from the coding sequence ATGAGCGTCATCAACGTCGGTCAGGCCGTCGTCCTCGGAGCCGTCGAGGGGGTGACCGAGTTCCTGCCCGTCTCCTCCACCGGCCATCTGAAGATCGTCGAAGGGCTCATGGGCATCCCCGTCGACGACAGCGCCGTGATCGGGTTCTCGGCCGTCATCCAGGTCGGCGCGATCGCCGCGGTGCTCGTGTACTTCTTCAAGGACATCGTGCGGATCGTCTCCGCCTGGGGACGGGGCCTGTTCGACCGCGAGGAGCGCTACCACCACGACTACAAGTTCGCCTGGTGGGTCATCTGCGCGACCGTCCCGATCGTCGCCGTCGGACTCGCCGCCAAGCCGCTCATCGAGGGCCCGCTCGCCTCGCTGTGGGTGGTGGCCGGCTCGCTGATCGTCGGCAGCGGGGTGATGTGGGCGGCGGACCAGATGGGCCGGCACAAGCGCGGTGAGGACGACACCTCGTTCAAGGACGCCATGCTCGTCGGCAGCTCCCAGATCCTCGCCCTGCTCTTCCCCGGCTTCTCCCGGTCCGGCGCCACCATGTCCACGGCGCTGATCCTCGACCTGAACCGGGTCGCCGCCACCCGGCTCTCCTTCTTCCTCGGCATCCCCGCCCTGACCGGCGCAGGCCTCTACGAACTCAAGGACGCCCTGGGCACCGGCGTGGGCGCGGCCCCGCTCGCCGTCGGCACGATCGTGTCCTTCGTGGTGGCCTACGGCTCCATCGCCTGGCTGCTGAAGTTCGTCGCCAAGCACTCCTTCAACGCCTTCGTGATCTACCGGATCATCGTGGGAGTGCTGCTGTTCGGCTTGCTCGGCGCTGGTGTGCTGCACAGCTGA
- a CDS encoding winged helix-turn-helix domain-containing protein — MLRTPTDETRLRILAWLKEPGPAAHGVTADAVAERFSIPRPLALTHLRLLRATGMLCTSRSAGRVHYHRDEMRIAEVARMFEKGW; from the coding sequence ATGCTGAGGACTCCCACGGACGAGACGCGCCTGCGCATCCTGGCCTGGCTGAAGGAACCCGGCCCCGCCGCGCACGGCGTCACCGCGGACGCCGTCGCCGAGAGGTTCTCGATACCACGCCCGCTCGCCCTCACCCACCTCCGGCTGCTCCGGGCCACCGGCATGCTGTGCACCAGCCGGTCCGCCGGCCGCGTGCACTACCACCGCGACGAGATGCGGATCGCCGAGGTCGCCCGGATGTTTGAAAAGGGCTGGTAG
- a CDS encoding FadR/GntR family transcriptional regulator: protein MEAVLAHLRGAIERGDYAIGDKLPSEAELCRTLEVSRPVLREALRALQTMGLTVSRTGKGTFVVASTVEDPTFGDYSASDLLEVRRHVEIPVAGYAARRRTPENLDHLAHLLDRMERETDTTAWVAMDTLFHLAVAEAAQNPVFRRVIEEIRDALARQSAFLNELGGRREQSNREHRAIVEALIDGSENDAVEAMAHHLDRVETTLTDIVRPARTETPTEGGPEA from the coding sequence ATGGAAGCGGTGCTGGCGCATCTGCGCGGCGCCATCGAGCGCGGCGACTACGCGATCGGCGACAAGCTCCCGTCCGAGGCGGAGCTGTGCCGCACGCTGGAGGTCTCCCGGCCCGTGCTGCGCGAGGCGCTGCGGGCGCTGCAGACCATGGGCCTGACCGTCTCCAGGACCGGCAAGGGCACCTTCGTCGTCGCCAGTACCGTCGAGGACCCCACCTTCGGCGACTACTCGGCCAGCGACCTGCTGGAGGTGCGCCGCCACGTCGAGATCCCGGTCGCCGGGTACGCGGCCCGGCGCCGCACTCCGGAGAACCTCGACCACCTGGCCCACCTCCTGGACCGGATGGAGCGGGAGACGGACACCACCGCCTGGGTCGCGATGGACACGCTGTTCCACCTCGCCGTGGCCGAGGCCGCCCAGAACCCGGTCTTCCGCCGGGTCATCGAGGAGATCCGGGACGCGCTGGCCCGCCAGTCCGCCTTCCTCAACGAGCTGGGCGGCCGCCGCGAGCAGTCCAACCGCGAGCACCGGGCGATCGTCGAGGCGCTGATCGACGGTTCCGAGAACGACGCGGTGGAGGCCATGGCCCATCACCTCGACCGCGTCGAGACGACCCTCACCGACATCGTGCGCCCCGCGCGCACGGAGACACCCACGGAAGGCGGACCCGAGGCGTGA
- a CDS encoding asparaginase, with translation MYSSSLADAPLVREPVHAPVAHLIRGGIVEGIHYGSVVVLGADGEVQLQIGDIEAAFYPRSALKPVQAVAMARAGLPLDGDLLSLTAASHSGEERHLAGTRCILELAGLTEGHLRNVPDLPFDPVVRDAWVREGRLPSRLAQNCSGKHAAMLYTCTLNGWPLENYLDPGHPLQQAIAEIVEDLTGQRITGVTVDGCGAPLFSISLHGLARATARIATAAPGTPEARVADAMREHAEMASGSGRDVAALMRAVPGLLTKDGFEGVQVAALPDGRAAAVKIADGANRARVPVAAAALARAGVDPGLLTEFAGEPLLGGGREVGRVRPVRSLEPVVGSARA, from the coding sequence ATGTACAGCAGTTCCCTCGCGGACGCACCCCTTGTCCGCGAACCCGTCCACGCCCCCGTCGCCCACCTCATACGCGGCGGAATCGTCGAAGGCATCCACTACGGCTCCGTCGTCGTCCTCGGAGCCGACGGAGAGGTCCAGCTCCAGATCGGAGACATCGAGGCCGCCTTCTACCCCCGCTCCGCGCTCAAGCCCGTCCAGGCCGTGGCCATGGCCCGGGCCGGGCTCCCGCTCGACGGCGACCTGCTGTCGCTGACCGCGGCCAGCCACTCCGGCGAGGAACGCCACCTCGCCGGTACCCGGTGCATCCTCGAACTCGCCGGACTCACCGAGGGCCACCTGCGCAACGTCCCGGACCTGCCGTTCGACCCGGTCGTCCGGGACGCCTGGGTGCGCGAGGGCCGGCTGCCCTCCCGGCTCGCCCAGAACTGCTCCGGCAAGCACGCGGCCATGCTCTACACCTGCACCCTCAACGGCTGGCCGCTGGAGAACTACCTCGACCCCGGCCACCCGCTCCAGCAGGCCATCGCCGAGATCGTCGAGGACCTCACCGGGCAGCGCATCACCGGGGTCACCGTCGACGGCTGCGGCGCGCCCCTGTTCTCCATCTCCCTGCACGGCCTCGCCCGGGCCACCGCCCGGATCGCCACCGCCGCGCCGGGCACGCCCGAGGCCCGCGTCGCCGACGCGATGCGCGAACACGCCGAGATGGCCTCTGGCTCCGGCCGGGACGTCGCCGCGCTGATGCGGGCCGTGCCCGGGCTCCTCACGAAGGACGGTTTCGAGGGCGTGCAGGTCGCTGCGCTGCCGGATGGCCGGGCCGCGGCGGTGAAGATCGCCGACGGTGCGAACCGGGCGCGTGTGCCGGTGGCTGCCGCCGCGTTGGCCCGGGCAGGCGTCGACCCCGGGCTGCTCACAGAGTTCGCCGGCGAGCCGCTTCTCGGAGGCGGCCGGGAGGTCGGGCGTGTGCGGCCCGTTCGCTCGCTGGAGCCCGTTGTCGGATCGGCTCGCGCCTGA
- a CDS encoding arabinogalactan endo-1,4-beta-galactosidase, giving the protein MFHPRRTLRTLLLPLAAGLALTALPATSAHAASTLTNGGFEADGAGAATPGGWSEYGDTGASYTEAGGHGGGYRLSHWASTAYKVETYQYLSGLTNGTHKLTAWVRSGGGQKSAYIALKNCGGAEQRTDLPVSASGWIRIVVPVNVTTNQCTISINSDANAGNWINVDDLTFTSGTSGTSIKGADISSLPKSEAKGGVYRHGSGTAGDALSILKSSGMNYARLKVWVNPADGYNNKAHVLALAKRVKAQGMKLLVDFHYSDFWADPGRQDKPAAWAGHSYSRLKTDVYNHTYDVLNALKAQGTTADMVQVGNEINGGMLWNEGSTSNWSQLAGLLNSGHDAVKAVDSNTTVALHLAKGGDLAGTRWWFDSARSNGVKFDAIGLSYYGYWHGTLADFQTTLDDAASRYGKPVFVAETAYPFRLDSEDSHENIIDTGAELVSGYPATVAGQTRWMNDVASIVEAVPNGRGLGIFYWEATWTAVNGNGWDPTDPSSGNAWENQALFGYDDRALSSMSWFRHR; this is encoded by the coding sequence ATGTTCCATCCCAGACGCACGCTCAGAACCCTGCTGCTCCCGCTAGCAGCGGGACTCGCCCTCACCGCCCTGCCCGCCACCTCCGCCCACGCCGCGAGCACACTGACCAACGGTGGCTTCGAAGCCGACGGCGCGGGCGCGGCCACACCGGGCGGCTGGTCCGAGTACGGCGACACCGGCGCCTCGTACACCGAGGCCGGCGGCCACGGCGGCGGCTACCGCCTCAGCCATTGGGCCTCCACCGCCTACAAGGTGGAGACGTACCAGTACCTGTCCGGACTCACCAACGGCACTCACAAGCTCACCGCCTGGGTGCGCTCCGGCGGCGGGCAGAAGTCCGCGTACATAGCGCTGAAGAACTGCGGCGGCGCCGAGCAGCGCACCGACCTGCCGGTCTCGGCCAGTGGGTGGATCAGGATCGTCGTGCCGGTCAATGTGACCACCAACCAGTGCACGATCAGCATCAACAGTGACGCGAACGCGGGCAACTGGATCAATGTCGACGACCTGACCTTCACGTCGGGCACGTCCGGTACGTCGATCAAGGGTGCCGACATCTCGTCCCTGCCCAAGAGCGAGGCCAAGGGCGGCGTCTACCGGCACGGCTCCGGCACGGCCGGCGACGCCCTGTCGATCCTGAAGTCGTCCGGCATGAACTACGCGCGCCTGAAGGTCTGGGTGAACCCGGCCGACGGCTACAACAACAAGGCGCACGTCCTGGCCCTGGCCAAGCGCGTCAAGGCGCAGGGCATGAAGCTGCTGGTCGACTTCCACTACTCGGACTTCTGGGCCGACCCGGGCCGCCAGGACAAGCCCGCCGCCTGGGCCGGCCACTCGTACAGTCGACTGAAGACCGACGTGTACAACCACACGTACGACGTGTTGAACGCCTTGAAGGCGCAGGGCACCACCGCCGACATGGTCCAGGTCGGCAACGAGATCAACGGCGGCATGCTGTGGAACGAGGGATCGACCTCCAACTGGTCGCAGCTGGCCGGTCTGCTCAACTCCGGCCACGACGCGGTCAAGGCGGTCGACTCGAACACGACCGTCGCCCTGCACCTCGCCAAGGGCGGTGACCTGGCAGGCACCCGCTGGTGGTTCGACAGCGCGCGCTCCAACGGCGTCAAGTTCGACGCGATCGGCCTGTCGTACTACGGCTACTGGCACGGCACGCTGGCCGACTTCCAGACGACCCTCGACGACGCGGCCTCCCGCTACGGCAAGCCGGTGTTCGTCGCCGAGACCGCCTACCCGTTCCGCTTGGACAGCGAGGACTCCCACGAGAACATCATCGACACCGGTGCCGAGCTGGTCTCCGGCTACCCGGCGACCGTGGCCGGCCAGACCCGGTGGATGAACGACGTGGCGAGCATCGTGGAGGCCGTCCCGAACGGCCGTGGCCTGGGCATCTTCTACTGGGAGGCGACCTGGACCGCGGTGAACGGCAACGGCTGGGACCCGACCGACCCGTCCTCCGGCAACGCCTGGGAGAACCAGGCGCTGTTCGGCTACGACGACCGGGCCCTGTCGTCGATGTCCTGGTTCCGCCACCGCTGA
- the crcB gene encoding fluoride efflux transporter CrcB, translating into MTAPEAESLRIQPPAPQPRAWRTQAPVVAVVALGGGAGAAARYAASLWWPSHTGGFPWTTFWVNVAGCAVIGVFMVVITEFRAAHRLVRPFFGTGVLGGFTTFSTYAVDIQKLADSGHLRTGLTYLAATPLAALTAVWLAAWSTRRALKWRQP; encoded by the coding sequence ATGACGGCCCCCGAGGCGGAAAGCCTCCGCATCCAGCCCCCTGCCCCGCAGCCGCGCGCCTGGCGCACCCAGGCGCCGGTCGTCGCGGTGGTGGCGCTCGGCGGGGGAGCCGGGGCCGCCGCCCGGTACGCGGCGTCCCTGTGGTGGCCCTCGCACACGGGCGGCTTCCCCTGGACGACCTTCTGGGTCAACGTCGCCGGCTGTGCCGTGATCGGCGTGTTCATGGTGGTCATCACCGAGTTCCGGGCCGCCCACCGCCTGGTCCGCCCCTTCTTCGGCACCGGCGTCCTCGGGGGTTTCACGACCTTCTCGACCTACGCCGTCGACATCCAGAAGCTGGCCGACAGCGGCCATCTCCGCACCGGCCTGACGTACCTCGCGGCGACCCCGCTCGCGGCGCTCACGGCGGTCTGGCTCGCGGCCTGGTCGACCCGCCGCGCGTTGAAGTGGAGGCAACCATGA